One Desulfonatronovibrio hydrogenovorans DSM 9292 DNA segment encodes these proteins:
- a CDS encoding ABC transporter permease: MNLELPRIPLGDGIEAVLDFLVTHLAFATKAFSAVADQGIRVMETAMMGVHPVLMIVIMTGIVFYLTRQRGVTVFTFLGLGLIWNLGLWSATVSTLSLVLVATLIAISIGIPIGIFCALNNYAYKVVRPILDFMQTLPAFVYLIPAIPFFGLGRVAAIFATVIFSMPPAIRFTTLGIKQVPRELVECADAFGADRWQKLFKIQLPLAKTTIMGGVNQTIMLALSMVVIAAMIGARGLGGEVWRAIQRLQPGAGFEAGIGIVIVAIVLDRVLQKLAKQ, translated from the coding sequence ATGAATCTCGAACTTCCAAGAATACCCCTGGGAGACGGCATAGAAGCGGTCCTGGATTTTCTGGTCACTCATCTGGCCTTTGCCACCAAGGCTTTTTCTGCTGTTGCTGATCAGGGCATCAGGGTCATGGAAACCGCCATGATGGGAGTGCATCCGGTACTGATGATCGTGATCATGACCGGTATTGTGTTTTATCTGACCAGACAGCGGGGGGTGACGGTGTTCACCTTTCTGGGTCTTGGACTTATCTGGAATCTGGGACTGTGGTCGGCAACGGTCAGCACCCTGTCCCTGGTCCTGGTGGCCACCCTCATTGCCATTTCCATTGGAATCCCCATCGGGATATTCTGTGCCTTGAATAATTATGCATATAAGGTGGTCCGGCCTATTCTGGACTTCATGCAGACTTTGCCGGCTTTTGTTTACCTTATTCCGGCCATTCCGTTTTTCGGGCTGGGCAGGGTGGCGGCCATTTTCGCCACAGTGATTTTTTCCATGCCCCCGGCCATCAGATTTACCACCCTGGGCATCAAGCAGGTTCCCAGAGAACTGGTGGAATGCGCTGACGCCTTTGGGGCGGACCGCTGGCAGAAGCTCTTCAAGATCCAGCTCCCCCTGGCCAAGACCACCATCATGGGCGGGGTGAACCAGACCATCATGCTGGCTCTGTCCATGGTTGTAATTGCAGCCATGATCGGGGCGCGCGGGCTTGGAGGCGAGGTCTGGCGGGCCATTCAGAGGCTTCAGCCCGGAGCCGGATTTGAGGCCGGCATAGGTATTGTTATTGTGGCCATTGTCTTGGACCGTGTTTTGCAAAAACTGGCCAAGCAATAG
- a CDS encoding response regulator encodes MSISSRLSLMIGVIFVLAGLVMILFVNWQMKKHALSEARDKAAIILNSRLAVHSYFTDQLKPFLFESSARDGDPDRFEPVWMSSTFAVREMDLYYKDLSDARLYYKEAAINARHPDNEADALEKQFIRDLNQDPGLQFTSMIRYFDDQPYFTVLRRGEVMEESCLSCHSLPEYAPRELVEIYGPSRSFNRFPGEVVSASSIRIPLGDAYSTANQLSWLLAAVMGIILTGLYFSITVLSRRSLFRPLAAIRAKAWNIAQDPGCLGQRIDLPIGRELAEMVKAFNTMSDRLLAERRELEARVLDRTRELSRMNSELQKEMVQRTKAEKSYKSLFNEMLDGFALHEIICDEQGRPVDYRFLDVNPAFERLTRLKAGDVVGRTVLEVLPGTEADWIDRYGRVALTGKGMSFENFSGELDCYFEVTAFCPSPGRFACIFSDITVRKEAEDKILQAKKEAEAANRAKSEFLANMSHEIRTPLNGIMGMMQLLRSTSLDQEQDEFVSLAVESVDRLTRLLSDILDISKVEAGKLEILEQDFNLHDLVRSVPELFHVVCREKGIAIRHHMDRNLPEIIRGDEARIRQILFNLVGNAVKFTDQGGVSLEVQMVDRTENHRLMVRFNIRDTGIGIPEHEQDRIFSSFFQVEGSLSRRHQGVGLGLAIVQRLVDLMQGDISLESEPGKGTLIRVMIPVRPAMSCLPEQIQAKNDPVLDPGSRILVAEDDPVNRFMIRTLLEKAGHAVQVVENGFQALKAMEEGDFDLILMDVNMPEMDGLEATRIIRESSFPGNKKNVPIIALTAHAMVGDRERFLQAGMDDYLSKPLKMEDLIRTLARHRSKQG; translated from the coding sequence ATGAGCATCAGCAGCCGTTTATCTCTGATGATCGGGGTCATTTTTGTCCTGGCCGGACTGGTGATGATCCTGTTTGTCAACTGGCAGATGAAGAAACACGCCTTGAGCGAAGCCAGGGACAAGGCCGCCATCATCCTGAACAGCAGGCTGGCAGTCCACTCCTATTTCACAGATCAGCTCAAGCCGTTCCTGTTTGAGTCTTCCGCCAGGGATGGTGACCCTGACCGATTTGAACCGGTCTGGATGTCCTCGACTTTTGCAGTCAGGGAAATGGACCTATACTACAAAGATCTGAGCGATGCCCGGCTCTACTACAAAGAAGCAGCCATCAATGCCAGGCATCCGGATAATGAGGCTGATGCACTTGAAAAGCAGTTCATCAGGGACCTGAATCAGGACCCGGGACTGCAGTTCACCTCCATGATCCGGTACTTTGATGACCAGCCCTATTTCACGGTTCTGCGCCGGGGAGAGGTCATGGAAGAGTCGTGCCTGTCCTGTCACAGTCTGCCTGAATATGCGCCCAGGGAACTGGTGGAGATCTATGGCCCTTCCAGGAGCTTTAACAGATTTCCGGGAGAAGTGGTCTCAGCTTCTTCCATACGCATTCCCCTGGGTGATGCCTACAGTACCGCTAATCAGCTTTCCTGGCTGCTGGCTGCAGTCATGGGAATCATCCTGACTGGACTTTATTTTTCAATAACTGTTCTGAGCAGGCGCAGCCTGTTCAGACCCCTGGCTGCAATCAGGGCCAAGGCCTGGAATATTGCTCAGGATCCTGGCTGTCTGGGACAAAGGATTGATCTTCCCATAGGCCGGGAACTGGCAGAAATGGTCAAGGCCTTTAACACCATGTCTGACAGGCTTCTGGCCGAACGCAGGGAGCTGGAGGCAAGGGTTCTTGACCGGACCAGAGAACTGAGCAGGATGAACAGTGAGCTTCAAAAGGAAATGGTCCAGCGGACCAAGGCTGAAAAAAGCTATAAGTCCCTTTTTAACGAAATGCTGGACGGCTTTGCCCTGCACGAGATAATCTGCGATGAACAGGGCCGGCCCGTGGACTACCGTTTTCTGGATGTGAATCCCGCTTTTGAGAGGTTGACCAGACTCAAGGCCGGAGATGTTGTGGGCAGGACAGTCCTGGAGGTTCTGCCAGGCACGGAAGCTGACTGGATCGACCGCTACGGCCGGGTTGCGCTGACCGGCAAGGGCATGTCCTTTGAGAACTTTTCCGGTGAACTGGATTGCTATTTTGAGGTCACTGCGTTTTGTCCGTCTCCAGGCAGGTTTGCATGCATTTTTTCCGACATCACGGTCAGAAAAGAAGCTGAAGACAAAATACTGCAGGCCAAAAAAGAGGCTGAAGCAGCCAACCGGGCCAAGTCCGAGTTTCTGGCCAATATGAGTCACGAGATCAGGACACCCTTGAATGGAATCATGGGGATGATGCAGCTGCTCAGGTCCACTTCTCTGGATCAGGAACAAGATGAGTTTGTTTCCCTGGCAGTGGAATCCGTAGACAGGCTGACCAGGCTGTTGTCTGATATCCTGGATATTTCCAAGGTGGAGGCAGGCAAGCTGGAGATTTTGGAGCAGGATTTCAACCTCCACGACCTGGTCAGATCGGTTCCTGAGCTGTTTCATGTGGTCTGCAGGGAAAAAGGCATTGCAATCCGCCACCATATGGACCGGAATCTGCCGGAAATAATCAGGGGTGACGAGGCCAGGATCAGGCAGATTCTGTTCAACCTGGTGGGCAATGCGGTCAAGTTTACGGATCAGGGTGGAGTTTCCCTGGAGGTCCAGATGGTGGATCGGACTGAGAACCACAGGCTGATGGTCAGGTTCAATATCCGGGACACAGGGATTGGCATCCCTGAGCATGAGCAGGACCGGATTTTCAGCTCTTTTTTCCAGGTGGAGGGTTCGCTGTCCCGCAGGCATCAGGGGGTGGGCCTGGGCCTGGCCATTGTCCAGCGCCTGGTGGACCTGATGCAAGGGGACATCTCCCTGGAGAGTGAACCGGGAAAGGGAACCCTGATCAGGGTCATGATCCCGGTACGTCCTGCCATGTCCTGCCTGCCGGAGCAGATCCAGGCCAAAAATGATCCGGTTCTGGATCCGGGGAGCCGGATCCTTGTGGCTGAAGACGATCCGGTCAACCGATTCATGATCAGGACCCTCCTGGAAAAAGCCGGACATGCAGTCCAGGTGGTGGAAAACGGTTTTCAGGCCTTGAAAGCCATGGAAGAAGGGGACTTTGATCTGATCCTCATGGACGTTAATATGCCGGAAATGGATGGTTTGGAAGCCACCAGAATCATCAGGGAATCTTCCTTTCCAGGAAATAAAAAGAATGTGCCCATCATCGCCCTGACTGCTCACGCCATGGTGGGGGACAGAGAAAGGTTTCTGCAGGCCGGAATGGATGACTACCTTTCCAAGCCTCTGAAAATGGAAGATCTTATCCGGACGCTGGCCAGACACAGGTCAAAACAGGGATGA
- a CDS encoding ABC transporter substrate-binding protein, translating to MKKIIFQLMVHVFLVGLLGSWVLAGDKPRPGGTMIIARSADSTYLDPARFLDNESAMVIENIFDGLVRYANHSTAVEPALAEKWERSPDNLEWIFHLRSGVRFHDGSDFNARAVEFSFLRKIDPEHPYFSEDFQRMDTAWEVVSRVKALDEKTVRVTLNRPYAPFLDLLARHSSFIVSPLAVEKLGDEFYRHPVGTGPFVFQDWEQGKRITLSRNPDYWRGRPYLDQVVFLVMPDNRDRLLALKTGSVHCMDGINPEDVQDLTRRPDLELDYVTGLNVGYLAMNTSRHPWSNPLVRQAVNHSINKQALVRLLFRDLGEPARNPIPPTMWGYNHQIRDWEHDPEKAGLLLAQAGLEKGFATTIWTTRTARPYMPDPERTARVIQANLDVVGIRAEIRTFDWSEYLARLYNGEHDLALLGWIGTGDPDNFFYNLFDARNAVPPRASNISFFEDSRAQELMALAREDMDMEIRAGYYRELQEVIHRKAPWVPLAYARQVLARRSEARDIVYHPTGVHRYYQAWLDR from the coding sequence ATGAAAAAAATCATATTTCAACTGATGGTCCATGTTTTTTTGGTCGGGCTTCTGGGATCCTGGGTTCTGGCCGGTGACAAGCCCAGGCCCGGAGGCACCATGATCATTGCCAGGAGTGCGGATTCTACTTATCTGGATCCGGCCAGGTTCCTGGACAATGAGTCAGCCATGGTCATTGAAAACATTTTTGACGGTCTGGTCCGCTATGCCAACCACTCGACAGCGGTTGAGCCGGCCCTGGCAGAAAAATGGGAAAGATCTCCGGACAATCTGGAATGGATCTTTCACCTGCGCTCCGGAGTCCGCTTTCACGACGGGTCTGATTTCAATGCCCGGGCTGTGGAATTTTCCTTTTTGCGCAAGATTGATCCTGAGCATCCCTATTTCAGTGAAGACTTCCAGCGCATGGATACTGCCTGGGAGGTGGTGAGCAGGGTCAAGGCTCTGGATGAAAAAACAGTCAGGGTGACTCTGAACCGTCCATATGCTCCGTTTCTGGATCTTCTGGCCAGGCATTCATCTTTTATTGTCAGCCCGTTAGCCGTAGAAAAACTGGGAGATGAATTTTACCGCCACCCAGTGGGCACAGGTCCGTTCGTGTTCCAGGACTGGGAACAGGGCAAAAGAATCACCCTGAGCCGGAACCCGGATTACTGGAGGGGCAGGCCTTATCTTGATCAGGTGGTTTTCCTGGTCATGCCCGATAACAGGGATCGCCTTCTGGCTCTGAAAACCGGAAGCGTCCACTGCATGGACGGAATTAATCCTGAAGATGTCCAGGATCTGACAAGAAGGCCAGACCTTGAGCTGGACTATGTTACCGGGCTGAACGTGGGTTATCTGGCCATGAATACGTCCAGGCATCCCTGGAGCAATCCCCTGGTCAGGCAGGCTGTCAATCACTCAATCAACAAGCAGGCCCTGGTCAGGCTTTTGTTCCGGGACCTGGGCGAACCGGCCCGGAATCCTATACCTCCCACCATGTGGGGATACAACCACCAGATCCGGGATTGGGAGCATGATCCGGAAAAGGCCGGGCTTCTTCTGGCCCAGGCAGGCCTGGAAAAGGGATTTGCCACAACCATCTGGACCACCAGAACGGCCCGGCCCTATATGCCTGATCCGGAAAGGACCGCCCGGGTTATCCAGGCCAACCTGGACGTGGTGGGGATCAGGGCCGAGATCAGGACCTTTGACTGGAGCGAGTATCTGGCCAGACTGTACAATGGAGAGCATGACCTGGCCCTGCTGGGCTGGATCGGCACAGGGGATCCGGACAATTTCTTTTACAACCTTTTTGACGCCCGTAATGCTGTCCCGCCCAGGGCCAGCAATATTTCCTTTTTTGAGGATTCCAGGGCTCAGGAACTCATGGCCCTGGCCAGAGAAGATATGGATATGGAGATCCGGGCCGGATACTACAGGGAATTGCAGGAAGTAATCCACAGAAAGGCCCCGTGGGTTCCCCTGGCTTATGCCCGCCAGGTCCTGGCCAGAAGGTCCGAGGCCAGGGACATTGTTTATCATCCCACCGGGGTGCACCGCTACTACCAGGCCTGGCTTGACCGGTGA
- a CDS encoding glycine betaine ABC transporter substrate-binding protein — protein sequence MFKKGLLVFSMLALLVGFSPAKAEARGNITLTYVEWDCAVASTYVVQAVLQEELGYNVEVLPVGAAAMWQAVATGDADGMVTAWLPVTHAGYFEQLEGRFENLGPLAHGAKIGLVVPDYVTISSIEEMNANADKFRGRIVGIDPGAGIMSRTEEAIVDYGLNNIELVEGSGATMAAALQDAIQNEEWVAVTGWSPHWKFGRWSLKYLDDPKGVYGEEEHIATIVRQGLSDDMPEVYSFLDNFYWTQEQMATVMVMNQERGADPYESAKTFISDNPELVNQWLGR from the coding sequence ATGTTTAAGAAAGGATTGCTGGTATTTTCCATGCTGGCGTTACTTGTAGGTTTTTCACCGGCCAAGGCCGAGGCCAGAGGTAATATCACCCTGACTTATGTTGAGTGGGACTGCGCTGTGGCCAGCACTTATGTTGTACAGGCTGTTCTGCAGGAAGAACTGGGATACAATGTCGAGGTTCTGCCTGTGGGTGCGGCTGCCATGTGGCAGGCTGTGGCAACCGGGGATGCAGACGGGATGGTGACTGCCTGGCTGCCGGTGACCCATGCCGGGTACTTTGAACAGCTGGAAGGCAGGTTTGAGAATCTCGGTCCCCTGGCCCATGGTGCCAAGATCGGCCTGGTGGTCCCTGACTACGTCACCATCAGCTCCATTGAGGAGATGAATGCCAATGCTGACAAGTTCAGGGGCAGGATTGTGGGCATTGATCCCGGAGCAGGCATCATGTCCAGGACCGAGGAAGCCATTGTGGATTACGGGCTGAACAATATCGAACTGGTGGAAGGCAGCGGTGCCACCATGGCTGCTGCTCTGCAGGACGCCATCCAGAATGAGGAGTGGGTGGCTGTGACCGGCTGGTCCCCTCACTGGAAGTTCGGCCGCTGGAGCCTGAAATACCTGGATGATCCCAAGGGCGTCTACGGTGAAGAAGAACATATCGCCACCATCGTCCGCCAGGGCTTAAGTGACGATATGCCCGAAGTATACAGCTTCCTGGATAATTTCTACTGGACCCAGGAGCAGATGGCCACAGTTATGGTCATGAACCAGGAGAGGGGTGCTGATCCTTATGAAAGCGCCAAGACCTTCATCAGCGACAACCCTGAACTGGTCAACCAGTGGCTTGGCAGATAG
- a CDS encoding GIY-YIG nuclease family protein, which translates to MAFTVYILQSRSTGRYYCGQTEDLTRRIAQHNSGEQNLTLTTKRHKGPWDLVWSTLVSSRSEAIQIERKIKKRGIGRFLEGGGC; encoded by the coding sequence ATGGCGTTTACCGTATATATTTTGCAAAGCAGGTCAACAGGACGTTATTATTGCGGCCAGACAGAAGACCTAACCAGGCGTATTGCCCAGCACAATTCCGGTGAACAAAACCTGACTCTGACCACCAAACGTCACAAGGGTCCTTGGGATCTGGTCTGGAGTACTTTGGTTTCCAGCCGGTCCGAGGCCATTCAGATCGAGCGCAAGATCAAAAAACGGGGCATAGGCAGGTTTTTGGAAGGTGGTGGCTGTTAA
- a CDS encoding PAS domain S-box protein yields the protein MDLAGSLGGLVQNAALLLAAALLFDFFALSWRPGRTILHKVMVGLALGGICILLMASAWPMLPGVVFDTRSILISISGLFFGTIPTLITMFMAAVFRVFQGGEGVVTGLLVILSSGGVGLAWRYRQKTSLERLSWAGLYLFGLVVHVLMLVLMLTLPREIAGPVLSGIALPVLLIYPPATAFLGTLMARRLSRERDREALKESEEKYRVYVENAPLGIFITDGSGNYIDVNPAACQMTGYARDELLSMSIHDLSSPTRPGQASAILGSLKDKGTREMETIIRTKDGRDIQVALKAVAIRGDRFMGLCRDITWQKQAQAYRDLTSRVLELLNQPSSLEDSLQKIIAAVKEITGCDAAGIRLQQGEDYPYLVHLGFSREFLQKENSLLTRDGSGDICRNPDGSPDLECTCGLVIGGQKVSSNPMLTSRGTCWTNDSFAVLNLPETEDPRSRPRNQCVHFGYGSVALVPIRRKTEVVGILQVNHHKTGQFSSEAIYALEDIAGRIGEAMLRKQTEAAVREREARFKTLAEKCPISIMLFDPQGRVSFVNEWHLEKLSKGCLDKSFFLGRSIDQLPGLVRAGIAGEVMKILEGESYDRSEVYIPEFACGGSGWISIRGVPVIQNGTVAGGILIREDITQSKMNQESLVRAKEEAEAANLAKSEFLANMSHEIRTPLNGIMGMLQLLRDSSLDLEQEQYALLAVQSASRLNRLLSDILDISRVEAGMMELVEAHFRIRDVLDSMTDLFKVAAREKGLELDFQIDPLVPEEVLGDETRIRQILFNLVGNAIKFTDQGRVELMIQALSPARGRDLRLMFSIKDTGPGIPEHMVDRLFSPFVQADGSHTRRYQGAGLGLAIVRRLVRLMQGNMCLESSPGQGSTFHVVLGFDRPAGRQEMDLGLETKTIKAGSKFDILLAEDDPANQAALKIFLEKAGHRVSLARTGVEVLKSLQEKDFDLILMDVQMPVMDGVEATRRIREQNPSGKARVPIVALTAHVMAGDRERFLEAGMDEYLAKPVLFRDLERIVSRLGGKLADASGVVAS from the coding sequence ATGGATTTAGCCGGCAGTCTCGGCGGTCTGGTACAGAATGCGGCCCTGCTTCTGGCGGCGGCTCTGTTGTTTGACTTCTTTGCCCTGAGCTGGCGTCCGGGCCGGACCATACTGCATAAAGTGATGGTAGGACTGGCCCTTGGCGGGATCTGCATCCTGCTCATGGCTTCGGCCTGGCCCATGCTGCCCGGAGTGGTCTTTGACACCCGCTCCATCCTGATCAGTATCAGCGGTCTTTTTTTCGGGACCATTCCAACCTTGATCACCATGTTCATGGCAGCGGTTTTCCGGGTTTTTCAGGGGGGAGAAGGGGTGGTCACAGGACTCCTGGTGATCCTGAGTTCGGGAGGGGTCGGCCTGGCCTGGCGCTACAGGCAAAAGACTTCCCTGGAAAGACTTTCCTGGGCCGGACTGTACTTGTTCGGCCTGGTGGTTCATGTCCTGATGCTGGTCCTGATGCTGACCCTGCCCAGAGAGATCGCTGGACCGGTCCTGTCCGGCATAGCCCTGCCAGTGCTGCTTATTTATCCTCCTGCAACCGCCTTTCTGGGAACCCTGATGGCCAGGAGGCTTTCCAGAGAAAGGGACAGGGAAGCTCTCAAGGAGTCGGAAGAGAAATACCGGGTTTACGTGGAAAACGCACCCCTGGGCATATTCATTACTGATGGATCAGGCAATTATATTGATGTTAATCCTGCTGCCTGTCAGATGACCGGATATGCCAGGGATGAGCTTCTGAGCATGAGTATCCATGATCTTTCCTCGCCCACCAGACCCGGTCAGGCTTCAGCCATCCTGGGCTCGCTCAAGGATAAAGGGACCAGGGAGATGGAAACCATTATCCGGACAAAGGATGGCAGGGATATCCAGGTGGCCTTGAAAGCAGTGGCCATTCGCGGAGACCGTTTCATGGGACTGTGCCGGGACATTACCTGGCAGAAGCAGGCCCAGGCCTACCGGGATCTGACCAGCCGGGTGCTGGAACTGTTGAACCAGCCTTCCAGCCTGGAAGATTCACTGCAAAAGATCATTGCTGCAGTCAAGGAAATCACAGGATGTGATGCAGCAGGTATCCGCCTTCAGCAGGGTGAGGACTATCCCTATCTGGTTCACCTGGGTTTTTCCCGGGAATTTTTGCAAAAAGAAAACTCCCTGTTGACCAGGGATGGATCCGGAGACATCTGTCGCAACCCGGACGGATCCCCGGATCTTGAGTGTACTTGCGGCCTGGTTATCGGCGGACAGAAGGTCTCTTCCAATCCCATGCTCACCTCCAGGGGAACCTGCTGGACCAATGACTCTTTTGCAGTGCTCAACCTGCCTGAAACAGAAGATCCCAGATCAAGGCCCAGAAACCAGTGCGTCCATTTTGGGTACGGATCAGTGGCTCTGGTGCCCATCCGCAGAAAAACCGAAGTGGTCGGAATTCTCCAGGTCAACCACCATAAAACAGGCCAGTTCAGCAGCGAAGCCATTTACGCCCTGGAGGACATTGCCGGCCGGATTGGAGAGGCCATGCTCCGCAAGCAGACCGAGGCTGCTGTGCGGGAAAGAGAGGCCAGGTTCAAGACCCTGGCGGAAAAATGTCCAATCTCCATAATGCTCTTTGACCCTCAGGGCCGGGTGAGTTTTGTCAATGAATGGCATCTGGAGAAGTTGTCCAAAGGATGTCTGGACAAGTCTTTTTTTCTGGGCCGGTCCATTGATCAGCTGCCCGGCCTGGTCAGGGCGGGTATTGCCGGAGAGGTCATGAAGATCCTGGAGGGAGAAAGCTATGACCGGAGTGAAGTCTATATACCTGAGTTTGCCTGCGGTGGTTCCGGCTGGATCAGCATCCGGGGAGTGCCTGTCATTCAGAATGGCACGGTAGCCGGGGGGATTTTGATCCGGGAAGACATCACCCAGAGCAAGATGAACCAGGAGTCCCTGGTCAGGGCCAAGGAGGAAGCTGAAGCAGCCAACCTGGCCAAGTCCGAGTTTCTGGCCAATATGAGCCATGAGATCAGGACGCCCCTGAACGGGATCATGGGCATGCTGCAGCTGCTCAGGGACTCCAGCCTGGATTTGGAACAGGAGCAGTACGCCTTGTTGGCTGTCCAGTCCGCATCCAGGCTGAACAGACTTTTGTCGGATATTCTGGATATCTCCAGGGTGGAAGCCGGGATGATGGAACTGGTGGAAGCTCATTTCAGGATCAGGGATGTCCTGGATTCCATGACGGACCTGTTTAAAGTCGCGGCCAGGGAAAAAGGCCTTGAGCTTGATTTTCAGATTGACCCTCTGGTTCCGGAGGAAGTCCTGGGAGACGAGACCAGGATCCGCCAGATTCTCTTCAACCTGGTGGGCAACGCAATCAAGTTCACGGATCAGGGCAGAGTCGAGCTGATGATCCAGGCCCTGTCCCCGGCCAGAGGCCGGGATCTGCGACTCATGTTCAGCATCAAAGACACAGGCCCGGGCATTCCCGAACACATGGTGGACAGGCTGTTTTCGCCCTTTGTCCAGGCAGACGGTTCCCATACCAGACGCTACCAGGGAGCAGGACTGGGCCTGGCCATAGTCAGACGGCTGGTCAGGCTGATGCAGGGCAATATGTGCCTGGAGAGCAGCCCGGGCCAGGGAAGTACTTTTCATGTTGTCCTGGGGTTTGACAGACCCGCTGGCAGACAGGAAATGGATTTAGGTTTGGAAACAAAAACCATTAAGGCTGGTTCAAAGTTTGATATCCTCCTGGCTGAGGACGACCCGGCCAACCAGGCAGCCCTTAAAATATTCCTGGAAAAGGCCGGTCACCGGGTCAGTCTGGCCCGGACCGGAGTGGAAGTGCTAAAGTCTTTGCAGGAAAAGGACTTTGATCTGATCCTGATGGATGTACAAATGCCGGTCATGGACGGGGTGGAAGCCACCAGAAGGATCAGGGAACAAAACCCTTCTGGTAAAGCCCGGGTGCCCATTGTGGCCCTGACAGCTCATGTCATGGCCGGAGACAGGGAGAGATTTCTGGAGGCAGGCATGGACGAATATCTGGCCAAACCTGTTTTGTTCCGGGACCTGGAAAGAATTGTCAGTCGGCTGGGGGGTAAACTTGCTGACGCATCAGGGGTTGTTGCAAGTTGA